The proteins below come from a single Natrinema sp. SYSU A 869 genomic window:
- a CDS encoding MBL fold metallo-hydrolase, translating into MRVTFLGTGSAMPTGERFQAGILVQDDGRTLLLDCGAGALQRLQQSGVGYENVSTVLLTHHHLDHVADLLPLMKARWLAGEEYLEVVGPQGTKALIDDLLSVHEYMRDKIELQVREVVDGEFSVAGFDVSAYETRHSLPCLAYRFDDRFTFSGDSEAFTGLANFAEGSAILAHDCSFPDDVDVSNHPTPDTLGRALAGRDIGRVYLTHLYPHTEGRHDEMLESIGAHYDGDVRFAEDLKTVSIE; encoded by the coding sequence ATGCGTGTCACCTTTCTCGGCACGGGCAGCGCGATGCCCACCGGCGAACGCTTTCAGGCGGGGATCCTCGTGCAGGACGATGGCCGGACGCTGCTGCTGGACTGCGGTGCCGGCGCGCTCCAGCGGCTCCAGCAATCCGGCGTCGGCTACGAGAACGTCTCGACCGTTCTACTGACACATCACCATCTCGACCACGTCGCCGACCTGCTGCCGCTGATGAAGGCACGCTGGCTCGCCGGCGAGGAATACCTCGAGGTCGTCGGGCCACAGGGGACGAAAGCGCTGATCGACGACCTGCTCTCGGTCCATGAATACATGCGAGACAAGATCGAGTTGCAGGTCAGAGAGGTGGTCGACGGCGAGTTCTCCGTTGCCGGCTTCGATGTCTCGGCCTACGAAACGCGCCACTCGCTGCCCTGTCTGGCCTATCGATTCGACGACCGCTTTACGTTCAGCGGCGACAGCGAAGCCTTCACGGGGCTGGCGAACTTCGCAGAGGGATCGGCGATCCTCGCCCACGACTGCTCGTTCCCCGACGATGTCGACGTCTCGAATCATCCGACACCGGACACGCTCGGCCGGGCGCTGGCCGGCCGCGACATCGGGCGCGTCTACCTGACTCACCTCTATCCACACACTGAGGGCCGTCACGACGAGATGCTCGAGTCAATCGGCGCTCACTACGACGGTGACGTTCGGTTCGCCGAGGATCTCAAGACGGTTTCCATCGAGTAG
- a CDS encoding MMPL family transporter — protein MSVLDRFADAITSHTRIVLVVLLLLTALIGAGMPMVDDDSSLSQFEGESEEAKALERSNENFTSEQQENTTRVQVIARGDNVLTRESLISSLEFQQELRANESINATLVENQSITGVENLIAISAIRNEEAAALNETSARLESGLNETVGLQRQYEQLNASYESESINQTEYQAQSAELEAQFETIVENATDGLTANQTAQYESTVQQAREIESQRFAIRSSTENPSEDPEYQRLTEQLEGVYRNGTAGVLEAEYAALQSEDRPPLDEQIAALEDLSDEEYERTLEGTLSANNSDDNVAIALMPPSYDPGSTTAEARMTLVTQATAGDSAEGMGGGAVSDQIIDSQIDIRELAETQTQDSLVFGSGLITDEIDRSMGDSLAIVGPLALLFVVVALLVAYRDPLDIVLGVVGIVAVLVWTFGFMGWADIAFNQMFVAVPVLLIGLSIDYAIHVFMRHREQRETDGTGGTVRGSMTTALAGVGAALVWVTATTVIGFLSNLVSPIAPIREFGIVSSVGIVAALIVFGALIPAAKVEIDEFLESRGIDRRKRAFGTGGGRFSEILTVGSTAARRIPLVIILLVALLTVGGAYGATQVDTSFQEEDFLADNPPEWTQTLPGGMAPGEYHAKDDLEYVNEHFQRQDRQAQILVEGNVTDPAALEEIDVARENAAESGVAHMLATNETDIQDPLSTMERTAGRNESFNESFNAANTDDDGVPDENVTALYDQLFEIDAESANQVIHRTDGGEYQSARMVIAVKGDATSSEATSEMRDIASGIEDGSDGRWSAIATGDPIVSYIVEQDLLDTVLESLIITLVAVFLFLTVAYRLTGNSASLGAVTLLPVAFSVSWILGTMYLIGMPFNVLTGMITSLTVGLGVAYSIHISERYRLELERQGNVWSALQTTVTGTGGALLGSAATTVGGFGTLAFAILPALRQFGIITGLTITYAFLASVVVLPTLLVLWTRYFGPDVSFDASGGRTATPTASDGGTEPNRGDDE, from the coding sequence ATGAGCGTCCTCGACCGGTTCGCGGACGCCATCACGTCGCATACACGTATCGTACTCGTTGTTCTCCTGCTCCTGACGGCGCTCATCGGGGCCGGAATGCCGATGGTTGACGATGACTCCTCGCTCTCCCAGTTCGAGGGCGAATCCGAGGAAGCGAAAGCCCTCGAGCGCAGTAATGAGAACTTCACGAGCGAGCAACAGGAGAACACGACCCGCGTCCAGGTAATCGCACGCGGCGACAACGTGCTCACGAGAGAGTCGCTGATTTCGTCGCTCGAGTTCCAGCAGGAACTCCGGGCGAACGAGTCGATCAATGCCACGCTCGTCGAGAACCAGTCGATAACCGGCGTCGAGAACCTCATCGCGATCTCCGCGATCAGAAACGAGGAAGCGGCGGCGCTAAACGAGACGAGCGCGCGACTCGAGTCGGGTCTCAACGAGACGGTTGGGCTCCAGCGCCAGTACGAGCAGTTGAATGCATCGTACGAGAGCGAGTCGATCAACCAGACCGAGTATCAGGCTCAGTCGGCCGAGCTCGAGGCGCAGTTCGAGACCATCGTTGAGAACGCGACCGACGGGCTCACCGCGAATCAGACGGCCCAGTACGAGTCGACCGTCCAACAGGCTCGGGAGATCGAATCGCAGCGCTTCGCGATTCGGTCGTCGACCGAGAATCCGAGTGAAGACCCCGAGTATCAGCGACTCACCGAGCAACTCGAGGGTGTGTATCGGAACGGGACGGCCGGCGTCCTCGAAGCGGAGTACGCGGCGTTGCAAAGCGAGGATCGGCCACCCCTCGACGAGCAGATCGCGGCCCTCGAGGATCTGAGCGACGAAGAGTACGAGCGGACCCTCGAAGGGACGCTTTCGGCAAACAACTCCGACGACAACGTCGCGATCGCGTTGATGCCGCCGTCGTACGATCCGGGCAGTACTACGGCCGAGGCCCGGATGACCTTGGTGACCCAGGCGACCGCCGGCGACAGTGCCGAGGGGATGGGCGGCGGCGCAGTCAGCGATCAGATAATCGACAGCCAGATCGACATCCGTGAGCTGGCGGAGACGCAGACGCAGGACTCCCTCGTCTTCGGCAGCGGGCTGATTACTGACGAGATCGATCGCTCGATGGGAGACAGCCTCGCCATCGTCGGCCCGCTGGCCCTGCTGTTCGTCGTCGTCGCGCTGCTGGTCGCGTATCGCGACCCGCTCGACATCGTCCTCGGAGTCGTCGGCATCGTCGCCGTCCTCGTCTGGACGTTCGGCTTCATGGGCTGGGCGGACATCGCTTTCAACCAGATGTTCGTCGCGGTACCAGTCCTCTTGATCGGGCTCTCGATCGACTACGCGATTCACGTCTTCATGCGGCATCGCGAGCAGCGCGAGACCGACGGCACCGGCGGGACCGTCCGCGGCTCGATGACGACCGCGCTGGCCGGCGTCGGAGCCGCCCTCGTCTGGGTGACGGCCACGACCGTCATCGGCTTCCTCTCGAACCTCGTCAGCCCGATCGCCCCCATTCGGGAGTTCGGGATCGTCAGCTCCGTCGGGATCGTCGCCGCGCTGATCGTCTTCGGCGCGCTGATCCCCGCCGCCAAGGTCGAGATCGACGAGTTCCTCGAGTCCCGCGGGATTGATCGCCGCAAGCGCGCGTTCGGGACCGGCGGCGGCCGCTTCAGCGAGATCCTGACGGTCGGTTCGACCGCCGCCCGCCGGATTCCACTGGTCATCATCCTCCTCGTTGCCCTGCTCACCGTCGGCGGCGCATACGGCGCGACCCAGGTCGACACCAGTTTCCAGGAGGAAGACTTCCTCGCGGATAATCCTCCAGAGTGGACTCAGACGCTGCCCGGCGGGATGGCACCCGGCGAGTATCACGCCAAGGACGACCTCGAGTACGTCAACGAGCACTTCCAGCGCCAGGACCGGCAGGCACAGATCCTCGTCGAGGGGAACGTCACCGATCCCGCGGCACTCGAAGAAATCGACGTCGCCCGAGAGAATGCCGCCGAAAGCGGTGTCGCACACATGCTCGCGACCAATGAGACCGACATACAGGACCCGCTCTCGACGATGGAACGGACGGCCGGACGGAACGAGTCCTTCAACGAGTCGTTCAACGCGGCCAACACCGACGACGACGGCGTTCCCGATGAGAACGTCACGGCGCTGTACGACCAACTCTTCGAAATCGACGCGGAGAGTGCGAATCAAGTCATCCACCGAACCGACGGCGGCGAGTATCAGTCGGCCCGGATGGTCATCGCCGTCAAAGGTGACGCCACGTCGAGCGAGGCGACCAGCGAAATGCGCGATATCGCCAGCGGCATCGAGGACGGCAGCGATGGCCGCTGGAGCGCCATCGCAACCGGCGACCCCATTGTCAGCTATATCGTCGAACAGGACTTGCTCGATACCGTCCTCGAGAGCCTGATCATCACGCTCGTGGCGGTATTCCTGTTCCTCACCGTTGCTTACCGGCTGACGGGTAACAGCGCCTCGCTGGGTGCCGTGACCCTCCTGCCGGTTGCGTTCTCCGTCAGCTGGATTCTGGGGACGATGTACCTTATCGGCATGCCCTTCAACGTGCTCACGGGGATGATCACCAGCCTCACCGTCGGGCTCGGCGTCGCCTACAGCATCCATATCAGCGAACGATACAGGCTCGAGCTCGAGCGCCAGGGCAACGTCTGGTCGGCGCTGCAGACGACCGTCACCGGCACCGGCGGGGCGCTGCTCGGCAGTGCCGCGACCACCGTCGGCGGCTTCGGGACGCTCGCCTTCGCGATTCTCCCCGCACTGCGGCAGTTCGGGATCATCACCGGGCTGACGATCACCTACGCGTTCCTGGCCAGCGTCGTCGTCCTCCCGACGCTGCTGGTCCTCTGGACGCGGTACTTCGGGCCAGACGTCTCCTTCGACGCGTCGGGTGGGCGGACAGCGACGCCCACTGCGAGCGACGGCGGGACCGAACCCAACCGGGGTGACGACGAGTGA
- a CDS encoding mRNA surveillance protein pelota: MQIKDREQVEGGRERVTVVPESVDDLWHLQYVLEPGDRVAGDTTRRIQRNDDQMRDTGGEREHMWVAIAVDDVEFHKFANRLRVGGEIVASSREDQLDFHHTLNVEPRDEISIEKWFKPDQEARLEEAEEATENPDVAIATVEEGQAHVHTVAQYGTEERATITGTTGKGEYSRGRSELFEELATVLKRLEVDAIILAGPGFTKQDAYKHLEENEVEVAELITMVDTAAVGDRGVHEVLKRGAVADVQEETRIESEAEYIDELTRRIADGAKAAYGPEQVKKAAEFGAIERLLVLDDRLQKERGPDGEWAISVDEIVRTTEQKGGDVTVFSSEFPPGQQLSNLGGIAALLRYRLE; this comes from the coding sequence ATGCAGATCAAAGACCGGGAGCAGGTCGAGGGCGGCCGCGAACGGGTCACGGTCGTTCCCGAGAGCGTCGACGACCTCTGGCACCTGCAGTACGTCCTCGAGCCCGGCGACCGCGTCGCAGGCGATACGACCCGGCGGATCCAGCGCAACGACGACCAGATGCGGGACACGGGCGGCGAACGCGAGCATATGTGGGTCGCCATCGCCGTCGACGACGTCGAGTTCCACAAGTTCGCCAATCGACTGCGGGTCGGCGGCGAGATCGTCGCCTCGTCCCGCGAGGACCAGCTAGACTTTCATCACACGCTCAACGTCGAACCGCGCGACGAAATATCGATCGAGAAGTGGTTCAAGCCCGATCAGGAGGCCCGCCTCGAGGAGGCCGAAGAGGCCACCGAGAACCCGGATGTCGCGATCGCGACCGTTGAAGAGGGACAGGCCCACGTCCACACGGTCGCACAGTACGGCACCGAGGAGCGGGCGACGATCACCGGCACGACCGGCAAAGGCGAGTACTCCCGCGGCCGATCGGAGCTGTTCGAAGAGCTCGCGACGGTCCTCAAACGCCTCGAGGTCGACGCGATCATCCTTGCCGGTCCCGGTTTCACGAAACAGGACGCCTACAAGCACCTCGAGGAGAACGAGGTCGAAGTCGCTGAGTTGATCACGATGGTCGACACGGCGGCCGTCGGCGACCGCGGCGTCCACGAGGTGCTCAAACGCGGTGCGGTCGCGGACGTCCAGGAGGAAACTCGCATTGAGAGCGAGGCCGAGTACATCGACGAACTCACGCGGCGTATCGCCGACGGTGCGAAGGCGGCGTACGGCCCCGAACAGGTGAAAAAGGCCGCCGAGTTCGGCGCGATCGAGCGCCTCCTCGTGCTCGACGATCGATTACAGAAGGAACGCGGTCCCGACGGCGAGTGGGCGATCAGCGTCGACGAGATCGTCCGCACGACTGAGCAGAAAGGCGGCGACGTGACGGTCTTCTCGAGCGAGTTCCCGCCCGGCCAGCAGCTCTCGAATCTCGGCGGGATCGCAGCGCTGTTGCGATATCGCCTCGAGTAG
- a CDS encoding helix-turn-helix domain-containing protein — protein sequence MSSDEIEAINAFEQLGLTSYEAKVFIALHRLSAGTARDVADIADVPRSQVYSVAESLEDRGLLEVQQSSPIRYRPVSVEEARETLRDQFEREQDRAFEHVEAVKNEPDGEETQEDIWTVRGRDRVDDRTLDILSQAESRIVFGTRLPELVTAPIERTLAERAAAGVTILVVSRRDDVQEQFADVEGVTVKRPPAHRTDDERSGRIVIADDDSILLSVLGGEGSETAIWSSGSLFASVLIQLIEASDEVQVE from the coding sequence GTGAGCAGTGACGAAATCGAGGCCATCAACGCCTTCGAACAGTTGGGCCTCACCAGCTACGAGGCCAAGGTGTTCATCGCACTCCATCGACTGAGCGCGGGCACGGCCAGGGACGTCGCCGACATCGCGGACGTGCCGCGCTCGCAGGTCTACAGCGTCGCCGAGAGCTTAGAGGACCGCGGGCTGCTCGAGGTTCAGCAGTCGAGTCCGATCCGGTACCGGCCGGTCAGCGTCGAGGAGGCGCGAGAGACGCTCCGAGATCAGTTCGAGCGCGAGCAGGATCGGGCGTTCGAGCACGTCGAAGCCGTCAAAAACGAACCGGACGGCGAGGAGACCCAGGAGGACATCTGGACGGTTCGCGGCCGGGACCGCGTCGACGACCGAACCCTCGATATCCTCTCGCAGGCCGAGAGTCGGATCGTCTTCGGGACCCGCCTCCCAGAACTCGTCACGGCGCCGATCGAACGGACGCTCGCTGAGCGCGCGGCGGCCGGCGTCACGATACTCGTCGTGAGCAGACGGGACGATGTCCAGGAGCAGTTCGCCGATGTCGAAGGTGTTACCGTCAAGCGCCCACCGGCCCACCGGACGGACGATGAGCGGTCCGGTCGGATCGTCATCGCCGACGACGATAGCATCCTCCTGAGCGTCCTCGGCGGCGAAGGCAGTGAGACAGCGATCTGGAGTTCGGGCTCGCTGTTCGCCTCCGTGCTCATCCAGCTGATCGAGGCCAGCGACGAAGTGCAAGTGGAATAA